Proteins encoded in a region of the Rutidosis leptorrhynchoides isolate AG116_Rl617_1_P2 chromosome 9, CSIRO_AGI_Rlap_v1, whole genome shotgun sequence genome:
- the LOC139867106 gene encoding outer envelope pore protein 21B, chloroplastic-like, protein METSLRYGGDSTALRINTITTNKKRPTVRYLGDTSALKINAKQRYHFDSSTQLQLTGELDTRIGAPTFFSALLRYFPPELSAKIGAGLQYDRREKLHYTVFGKKLFPLTPDAKVNFAVKGRCNIDKEFKKPTPNGAAELVWKIIDFQKDQDLRFKVGYEIADKIPYVQVSENNWTFTADATGKWNVKYYL, encoded by the exons ATGGAAACCTCACTCCGGTACGGCGGCGATTCCACCGCCCTGAGAATCAATACTATTACTACTAACAAGAAACGTCCTACTGTTCGTTACCTAGGTGATACCAGCGCTCTCAAAATTAACGCTAAACAACGCTACCACTTCGATTCCAGCACTCAACTTCAA CTGACTGGAGAACTTGATACAAGGATCGGGGCTCCAACATTTTTCAGTGCGCTCCTGAGATATTTCCCTCCTGAA CTTTCAGCAAAGATTGGTGCCGGATTACAGTACGATAGACGTGAAAAGCTTCATTATACCGTGTTTGGGAAAAAGTTATTTCCACTTACACCAGATGCCAAAGTCAACTTTGCTGTTAAGGGTCGTTGTAATATTGATAAGGAATTCAAAAAg CCGACACCAAACGGAGCAGCTGAATTGGTTTGGAAGATTATTGATTTTCAGAAAGATCAAGACTTAAGATTTAAAGTTGGATATGAAATCGCTGACAAG ATTCCATATGTACAGGTCAGTGAAAACAATTGGACATTTACTGCTGATGCTACTGGAAAATGGAATGTGAAATATTATCTATAA